CCGGCATTTATATAATAGGTTATGATATTGGGTATTTTGCTAATCAGCTAACGTGTACCAACTTTTTCCCTGAGTGTAATGTCGATATTCAATACTTTGCCGATGTAAGGGGGGGTACGGAAGGGATATTAGAAAATATTGATGCAATTGTTTATTTGGCGGCGATATCAAACGATCCGATGGGCAATAAATTTGAAAAACCCACAATGGAAATCAATTTCCTTTCAGCAGTGGATCTGGCCAAGAAAGCAAAACTTTACGGTGTCAAAGCTTTTGTATATGCTTCGAGTTGCAGCACATATGGTTTTGCGGATGATGCTCCGAGAACTGAAGAATCTACAGTTAATCCTTTGACGGCCTATGCAAGATCTAAGGTACATGCTGAAATTGGATTAAGTAGACTGGCTGATAAATCCTTTAAGATTACATGTTTAAGATTTGCAACTGCCTGCGGGATGAGCGAACGTCTTAGGTTGGACCTTGTACTGAACGACTTTGTTGCATCGGCTATTACTTCGAAAAAAATAGTCATATTAAGCGATGGGACTCCTTGGCGTCCGCTGATTCACGTCAAGGACATGGCGAGGGCTATAGACTGGGCGATAAACAGGACTATAGAAACCGGTGGGGAGAACCTTGTAGTCAACATTGGTTCCAACGAATGGAATTATCAGGTTAAAGATTTAGCCAACGCTGTCGCAAAAATAATGCCTGAGGTTGATGTAGAGATAAACAAAGATGCTCAACCGGATAAACGCTCATACAAAGTAAATTTTGATTTATTCAAAAGGCTTGCGCCGAATTATCAGCCAATTTATGATTTACCGATGGCAATTATGGAACTAAAGAATGGCCTTGAAGAAATTAGGTTCAAAGAAAAAGATTTTAGAAATTCCAATTTCATGAGGTTGAAGGTTCTTGATTCTTTGCTCGACAGTGGATTTCTTGACGAGAAACTCAGGTGGACTTTAGGAAAATAGCACATCATTAAGTATGAAGTTCTAAACCAATAAAAGGAGCTTTGATGAATTGTAGATTTTGTAACTCCGAATTAAAATATGTTTTTATTTCATTGTGTACATCGCCTTTAGCTAATTCTTACCTTACTAAAAAACAGTTGCAAAAAATGGAGCCATATTACCCTTTAGATGTGTATGTTTGTGATAAATGTTTTCTTGTTCAATTGGAGGAATTCGAGCATCCAAGTGATATCTTTAGCGATTATGCATATTTCTCTTCGTTTTCTGATTCATGGTTGCAGCATGCCAAAAACTATGTAGACAAAGTAACGAAGTTATTTAATATTGACAGAAAATCCTTTGTGTTAGAGATTGCGAGTAATGATGGATATCTTCTTCAATATTTTAAAGAATATAGCATTCCTATGATGGGTATTGAGCCCGCATCAAACATAGCGAAGGTTGCAATTGAAAAAGGCATACCA
The DNA window shown above is from Pseudomonadota bacterium and carries:
- a CDS encoding SDR family oxidoreductase, whose protein sequence is MKILITGNMGYIGPRVVKHFRNSYPGIYIIGYDIGYFANQLTCTNFFPECNVDIQYFADVRGGTEGILENIDAIVYLAAISNDPMGNKFEKPTMEINFLSAVDLAKKAKLYGVKAFVYASSCSTYGFADDAPRTEESTVNPLTAYARSKVHAEIGLSRLADKSFKITCLRFATACGMSERLRLDLVLNDFVASAITSKKIVILSDGTPWRPLIHVKDMARAIDWAINRTIETGGENLVVNIGSNEWNYQVKDLANAVAKIMPEVDVEINKDAQPDKRSYKVNFDLFKRLAPNYQPIYDLPMAIMELKNGLEEIRFKEKDFRNSNFMRLKVLDSLLDSGFLDEKLRWTLGK